Proteins encoded together in one Mycobacterium sp. MS1601 window:
- a CDS encoding DUF4233 domain-containing protein: protein MAGTLILEAIVVLLALPVVGAVGGGLNAFSMAYLIGFAVFLILLSGMQGRPWALWVNCGVQVLLIAGWVVYPGVGFVGLVFAVVWGLIVYLRAEVLRRQRRGLLPGQRNSD, encoded by the coding sequence ATGGCCGGGACGCTGATTCTGGAAGCCATCGTGGTGCTGTTGGCCCTGCCGGTGGTGGGCGCTGTCGGAGGCGGTCTGAACGCCTTCTCGATGGCGTACCTGATCGGCTTCGCGGTGTTCTTGATCCTGCTGTCCGGGATGCAGGGCAGGCCATGGGCGTTGTGGGTGAACTGCGGTGTCCAGGTGCTGCTGATCGCCGGATGGGTGGTCTATCCCGGAGTCGGATTCGTCGGGCTGGTGTTCGCGGTGGTCTGGGGGCTGATCGTGTACCTGCGCGCCGAGGTGCTCCGGCGACAGCGCCGCGGGCTGCTCCCGGGGCAGCGGAATAGCGACTGA
- the folC gene encoding bifunctional tetrahydrofolate synthase/dihydrofolate synthase gives MSESDFPLDDDFGDPEAITPEAIIEPSPDEVAALLQVEHLLDQRWPETKIEPSTARISALMELLGSPQRNYPSIHIAGTNGKTSVARMIDALISALHQRTGRTTSPHLQSATERISIDNAPISPAKYVETYREIEPFVELVDQQSHAAGGPSMSKFEVVTAMAFAAFADAPVDVAIIEVGLGGRWDATNIVDAPVAVITPIGIDHVEYLGNDITSIAGEKAGIIRKPEPDDVLPEGVDPSMVAIIGQQVPEAMEVLMAQAIEADASVAREGSEFAVLSRQVAIGGQLLELQGLGGVYSEVFLPLHGEHQAHNAAVALAAVEAFFGAGASRQLDIDAVRAGFAAVTSPGRLERLRTAPTVFIDAAHNPAGATALAATLAEEFDFRFLVGVVSVMGDKDVAGMLDVLEPVFDQLVVTHNGSPRALETDALALLAEERFGQERVITAATLADAVETATALVEQAGQDGGVFGTGIVVTGSVVTAGAARTLFGKDPQ, from the coding sequence ATGAGCGAGTCCGATTTCCCGCTCGACGATGACTTCGGGGATCCGGAAGCGATCACCCCCGAGGCCATCATCGAACCGAGCCCCGACGAGGTGGCGGCGCTGCTGCAGGTCGAGCACCTGCTGGACCAGCGGTGGCCGGAGACCAAGATCGAGCCCAGCACGGCGCGCATCTCGGCATTGATGGAGCTCCTCGGCTCGCCGCAGCGCAATTACCCGAGCATCCACATCGCGGGCACCAACGGCAAGACCTCGGTGGCGCGGATGATCGACGCGTTGATCAGCGCACTGCACCAACGCACCGGTCGCACCACCAGCCCGCACCTGCAGTCGGCCACCGAGCGCATCTCGATCGACAACGCACCCATCAGCCCGGCGAAGTACGTCGAGACCTACCGGGAGATCGAACCGTTCGTCGAGCTCGTCGATCAGCAGTCGCACGCCGCCGGCGGGCCGTCCATGAGCAAGTTCGAGGTGGTCACGGCCATGGCATTCGCGGCTTTCGCCGACGCCCCGGTGGACGTCGCGATCATCGAGGTGGGCCTGGGCGGTCGCTGGGACGCCACCAACATCGTCGATGCGCCCGTCGCCGTCATCACTCCGATCGGTATCGACCATGTGGAGTACCTCGGCAACGACATCACCTCCATCGCGGGTGAGAAGGCCGGCATCATCCGCAAGCCCGAACCCGACGACGTGCTGCCGGAGGGCGTCGATCCCAGCATGGTCGCCATCATCGGCCAGCAGGTGCCTGAGGCCATGGAAGTCCTGATGGCCCAAGCTATCGAAGCCGACGCCTCGGTGGCCCGGGAAGGCTCGGAGTTCGCGGTGCTCTCGAGGCAGGTGGCCATCGGCGGGCAGCTGTTGGAACTGCAGGGCCTCGGCGGCGTGTACTCCGAGGTGTTCCTGCCCCTGCACGGCGAACACCAGGCCCACAACGCGGCTGTCGCCCTGGCCGCCGTGGAGGCGTTCTTCGGTGCGGGCGCCTCACGTCAGCTCGACATCGACGCCGTACGCGCCGGTTTCGCCGCCGTCACCAGCCCCGGCAGGCTGGAGCGGCTGCGCACCGCCCCGACGGTGTTCATCGACGCCGCCCACAATCCCGCCGGCGCGACGGCACTGGCCGCCACGCTGGCCGAAGAGTTCGACTTCAGGTTCCTTGTGGGCGTGGTCTCGGTGATGGGCGACAAGGACGTAGCGGGCATGCTCGACGTCCTGGAACCGGTATTCGATCAGCTTGTGGTCACGCACAACGGATCGCCACGGGCGCTGGAGACCGATGCCCTGGCGCTGCTGGCCGAAGAACGGTTCGGCCAGGAGCGGGTGATCACCGCCGCCACGTTGGCCGACGCCGTGGAGACCGCCACCGCGTTGGTGGAGCAGGCGGGCCAGGACGGCGGAGTGTTCGGTACCGGGATCGTCGTCACCGGGTCTGTGGTCACCGCCGGCGCGGCTCGCACCCTGTTCGGCAAGGACCCGCAGTGA
- the ndk gene encoding nucleoside-diphosphate kinase, with protein sequence MTERTLALIKPDGVERQLIGEIISRIERKGLSIAALELKHVSDELARAHYAEHEGKPFFPSLLEFITSGAVVAAILEGPRAVAAFRQIAGGTDPVEKATPGTIRGDFGLETQFNLVHGSDSPDSAEREIALWFPNS encoded by the coding sequence GTGACTGAGCGGACTTTGGCCCTGATCAAGCCTGATGGCGTCGAGCGGCAACTGATCGGAGAGATCATCAGCCGGATCGAGCGAAAAGGACTCTCGATCGCAGCGTTGGAGCTCAAGCACGTCAGCGACGAGCTGGCGCGCGCCCACTACGCCGAGCACGAGGGCAAGCCTTTCTTCCCCTCACTGCTGGAGTTCATCACCTCCGGTGCCGTGGTGGCTGCCATCCTCGAAGGCCCCCGCGCTGTGGCGGCCTTCCGGCAGATCGCCGGCGGCACCGATCCGGTGGAGAAGGCCACGCCCGGCACCATCCGCGGTGATTTCGGCCTGGAGACCCAGTTCAACCTGGTGCACGGATCCGATTCTCCGGACTCCGCAGAGCGCGAGATCGCGCTCTGGTTCCCCAACTCCTGA
- a CDS encoding Rne/Rng family ribonuclease → MDDDAQIHDHTDSSAAENSAPADNGGDTSHPEIPERLRVHSLARVLGTTSRRVLEALAEFDGRSRSAHSSVDRVDAVKVRDVLAAAEQAQAPAPQPQSVPEPEVAPEPEAAPELEVAPESRPELEIVEPDTPQVAESEFATISSADEVPEGEPESRLLIDVPQEPESEASDAVVADYLPLFVAPQPVKDRPVRERPAPEVRADEADSDTDDGDTDDGDDSDDEQAEKPANRRRRRGRRGRGRGRGGEPGSDDDSDDEQAEKSDTEDKSDGDEAAEDSSDDDGEDDDSGSGDGSSRRRRRRRRRKSGSSDDGGESASPDDPPNTVVHERAPRSKADKADKASNEIQGISGSTRLEAKRQRRRDGRDAGRRRPPILSEAEFLARREAVERTMIVRDKIRTEPPHAGARYTQIAVLEDGVVVEHFVTSAGSASLVGNIYLGIVQNVLPSMEAAFVDIGRGRNGVLYAGEVNWEAAGLGGAQRKIEQALKPGDYVVVQVSKDPVGHKGARLTTQVSLAGRYLVYVPGASSTGISRKLPDTERQRLKEILREVVPADAGVIIRTASEGVKEEDIRTDVERLQKRWTEVEAKAAEVTGKKAGAAVALYEEPDVLVKVIRDLFNEDFSGLIVSGDDAWKTINDYVASVAPELMSKLTKYDAADNGGPDVFAVHRIDEQLTKAMDRKVWLPSGGTLVIDRTEAMTVVDVNTGKFTGAGGNLEQTVTKNNLEAAEEIVRQLRLRDIGGIVVIDFIDMVLESNRDLVLRRLTEALARDRTRHQVSEVTSLGLVQLTRKKLGTGLVEAFSTTCTHCAGRGIVLHSDPVDSGAPAPARKAAEPAGGSRRSKRSGKRGKAEEPTPEVARVPTHSAEHPMFKAMAAANGKHEDDDESDIDESDIETAESEEILTEEAVHDAVGEEQSQERVDAELEDDFDDSDDDDDSDDDDSDDDDDSEDESDELDLDEVDEDEDEDEDDDIELDEDSDESDEDDDDSDDDDDSDDEESDDDPEDEPEPVVEVISTTRPRRRRAAARPAGPPKA, encoded by the coding sequence GTGGACGACGATGCCCAAATCCATGACCACACCGACAGCAGCGCCGCGGAGAACAGCGCGCCTGCTGACAACGGCGGGGACACCTCTCACCCGGAGATTCCCGAGCGACTGAGAGTCCACTCGCTGGCCAGGGTGCTTGGCACCACCAGCCGCCGCGTGCTCGAAGCGCTCGCCGAGTTCGACGGCCGGTCCCGCAGCGCGCACTCCAGTGTGGATCGTGTTGACGCGGTGAAGGTGCGTGACGTCCTCGCCGCGGCCGAGCAGGCCCAGGCGCCCGCCCCACAACCACAGTCGGTGCCCGAACCCGAGGTTGCGCCGGAACCCGAGGCCGCTCCGGAACTCGAGGTGGCTCCGGAATCGCGACCTGAACTGGAAATCGTCGAGCCCGACACGCCGCAGGTTGCCGAATCCGAGTTCGCGACCATCTCCTCAGCGGACGAGGTGCCCGAGGGCGAGCCTGAATCCCGGCTGCTGATCGACGTGCCGCAGGAGCCGGAGTCCGAGGCCTCCGATGCCGTGGTGGCCGACTATCTGCCGCTGTTCGTGGCACCGCAGCCGGTCAAGGACCGGCCGGTCAGGGAACGTCCCGCCCCCGAGGTGCGTGCTGACGAGGCCGACTCCGACACCGATGACGGCGACACCGACGACGGTGACGACTCCGATGACGAGCAGGCCGAAAAGCCGGCCAACCGCAGGCGCCGGCGTGGACGCCGTGGCCGTGGCCGCGGTCGCGGTGGTGAACCCGGGTCCGACGATGACTCCGACGACGAGCAGGCCGAGAAGTCCGACACCGAGGACAAGTCCGATGGTGACGAGGCTGCTGAGGATTCTTCGGACGACGACGGCGAGGACGACGACAGCGGCAGCGGTGACGGCTCCAGCCGGCGCCGTCGCAGGCGTCGTCGCCGCAAGTCCGGTTCCAGCGACGACGGGGGTGAGTCGGCCTCGCCTGACGACCCGCCGAACACCGTCGTCCACGAACGCGCCCCTCGCAGCAAGGCCGACAAGGCCGACAAGGCGTCCAACGAGATCCAGGGCATCAGTGGGTCCACCCGACTGGAGGCCAAACGCCAGCGCCGCCGTGACGGCCGTGACGCCGGTCGTCGCCGCCCGCCGATCCTGTCCGAGGCCGAGTTCCTGGCCCGCCGGGAGGCTGTCGAGCGGACCATGATCGTGCGGGACAAGATCCGCACCGAGCCGCCGCATGCCGGCGCCCGCTACACCCAGATCGCGGTTCTCGAAGACGGCGTGGTGGTGGAGCATTTTGTCACCTCGGCCGGGTCCGCTTCGTTGGTCGGCAACATCTACCTCGGCATCGTGCAGAACGTCCTGCCGTCCATGGAGGCGGCGTTCGTCGACATCGGCCGCGGCCGCAACGGCGTCCTGTACGCCGGCGAGGTCAACTGGGAGGCCGCTGGGCTCGGCGGCGCCCAACGCAAGATCGAGCAGGCCCTCAAGCCCGGCGATTACGTCGTCGTCCAGGTCAGCAAGGACCCGGTGGGGCACAAGGGCGCGCGGCTGACCACACAGGTGTCCCTGGCCGGCCGCTACCTGGTCTACGTTCCCGGCGCCTCGTCGACGGGCATCAGCCGCAAGCTGCCCGACACCGAGCGCCAGCGGCTCAAGGAGATCCTGCGTGAGGTGGTTCCCGCCGACGCCGGCGTGATCATCCGCACCGCCTCCGAAGGCGTCAAGGAAGAGGACATCCGCACGGATGTCGAGCGCCTGCAGAAGCGGTGGACCGAAGTCGAGGCCAAGGCTGCCGAGGTCACCGGCAAGAAGGCCGGCGCCGCCGTCGCGCTGTACGAAGAGCCCGATGTGCTGGTCAAGGTGATCCGCGACCTGTTCAACGAAGACTTCTCCGGACTGATCGTTTCCGGTGACGATGCCTGGAAGACCATCAACGACTATGTCGCCTCGGTGGCTCCGGAGCTGATGTCGAAGCTGACGAAGTACGACGCGGCTGACAACGGCGGGCCCGACGTCTTCGCGGTGCACCGCATCGACGAGCAGCTGACGAAGGCCATGGACCGCAAGGTGTGGCTGCCGTCCGGCGGCACCCTGGTGATCGACCGCACCGAGGCCATGACCGTGGTGGACGTCAACACCGGCAAATTCACCGGTGCCGGCGGCAACCTCGAGCAGACCGTCACCAAGAACAACCTGGAAGCTGCCGAGGAGATCGTGCGCCAACTGCGGCTGCGCGATATCGGCGGCATCGTGGTGATCGACTTCATCGACATGGTGCTGGAGTCCAACCGGGACCTGGTGCTGCGCAGGCTCACCGAAGCCCTGGCACGCGACCGCACCCGGCATCAGGTCTCCGAGGTGACCTCGCTGGGCCTGGTGCAGTTGACCCGCAAGAAGTTGGGCACCGGCCTGGTCGAGGCGTTCTCCACCACCTGCACCCACTGTGCGGGCCGCGGCATCGTCCTGCACAGTGATCCGGTCGATTCGGGGGCGCCCGCACCGGCGCGCAAGGCCGCTGAGCCTGCCGGGGGCAGCCGGCGCAGCAAGCGTTCTGGCAAGAGGGGCAAGGCCGAGGAGCCCACACCGGAAGTCGCCCGGGTGCCCACGCACAGTGCCGAGCATCCGATGTTCAAGGCGATGGCCGCCGCCAATGGCAAGCACGAAGACGACGACGAATCCGACATCGACGAATCCGACATCGAGACCGCCGAGTCCGAGGAGATCCTCACCGAGGAGGCTGTGCACGATGCGGTCGGTGAGGAACAGTCGCAGGAGCGGGTGGACGCCGAACTCGAGGATGACTTCGACGATTCGGACGACGACGACGATTCGGACGACGACGATTCGGACGACGACGATGATTCGGAGGACGAGTCCGACGAACTCGATCTCGACGAGGTAGACGAGGACGAGGACGAGGACGAGGACGACGACATCGAACTCGACGAGGACTCGGACGAATCCGACGAGGACGACGACGACTCCGATGACGACGACGATTCCGATGACGAAGAGTCCGACGACGACCCCGAGGACGAGCCCGAACCCGTCGTTGAGGTGATCTCCACCACTCGGCCACGTCGCCGTCGGGCGGCCGCAAGACCCGCGGGGCCGCCAAAGGCCTGA
- a CDS encoding valine--tRNA ligase: MTASSHTDAAASRAQDLPKSWDPTAVESELYEGWVKAGYFTADPSSDKPPYSIVLPPPNVTGSLHMGHALDHTIMDALTRRRRMQGYEVLWLPGMDHAGIATQSLVEKQLAEDGKTKEDFGRELFIDKVWDWKRESGGTIGAQMRSIGDGVDWSRDRFTMDDGLSRAVRTIFKRLYDAGLIYQAERLVNWSPVLRTAISDLEVKYEDVDGELVSFRYGSMNDDEPHIVVATTRMETMLGDTAIAVHPDDERYRALVGKTLPHPFQDRDIVIVADEHVDPEFGTGAVKVTPAHDPNDFEIGLRHNLAMPTMMDETGHIADTGTQFDGMDRFAARVAVREALAAQGRIVAEKRPYQHSVGHSERSGEPIEPRLSLQWWVKVEGLAKASGDAVRNGDTVIHPASLEPRWFGWVDNMHDWCISRQLWWGHRIPIWHGPDGQKVCLGPDETPPEGWEQDPDVLDTWFSSALWPFSTMGWPDKTPELEKFYPTSVLVTGYDILFFWVARMMMFGTFVAGDETIPNPATGRPQVPFQNVFLHGLIRDEFGRKMSKSKGNGIDPLDWVQTFGADALRFTLARGASPGGDLSIGEDHARASRNFATKLFNATRFALMNGAEPAELPAESVLTDADKWILGRLEEVRAEADSAFENYEFSRACEALYHFAWDEFCDWYVELAKVQLGQGHTHTTAVLAAVLDSLLKLLHPVMPFVTETLWKALTGGESLVIADWPQTSGITLDQGAAGRVADLQKLVTEVRRFRSDQGLADRQRVPARLSGIDAAGLSDHIRATTALSWLTDPADGFIPSASIEVRLGGGTVQVELDTSGTVDVAAERRRLEKDLAAAQKELAGTTAKLGNEAFLAKAPEAVVAKIRDRQQLAGEEVDRITARLAGLA; encoded by the coding sequence GTGACTGCCAGCTCCCATACCGACGCCGCTGCCTCCCGGGCACAAGACCTGCCCAAGTCCTGGGACCCAACGGCCGTAGAAAGCGAGCTGTACGAGGGCTGGGTCAAGGCCGGGTACTTCACCGCCGACCCCTCCAGCGACAAGCCGCCCTACTCGATCGTGTTGCCGCCGCCGAACGTGACGGGCAGCCTGCACATGGGCCACGCCCTGGACCACACCATCATGGACGCGCTGACCCGGCGGCGCCGCATGCAGGGTTACGAGGTGCTGTGGCTGCCCGGTATGGACCACGCCGGCATCGCTACCCAGTCGTTGGTGGAAAAGCAGCTAGCCGAGGACGGCAAGACCAAAGAAGACTTCGGCCGCGAGCTGTTCATCGACAAGGTGTGGGACTGGAAGCGCGAGTCCGGAGGCACCATCGGCGCACAGATGCGCAGCATCGGCGACGGCGTCGACTGGAGCCGTGATCGCTTCACCATGGACGACGGCCTGTCCCGTGCCGTGCGCACCATCTTCAAACGGCTCTACGACGCCGGATTGATCTACCAGGCCGAACGCCTGGTCAACTGGTCGCCGGTGCTGCGCACTGCCATCAGTGATCTCGAGGTCAAGTACGAAGACGTCGACGGCGAGTTGGTGTCCTTCCGCTACGGCTCCATGAACGACGACGAACCACACATCGTGGTGGCCACCACCCGGATGGAGACCATGCTGGGCGACACCGCCATCGCGGTGCACCCCGACGACGAGCGTTACCGAGCGCTGGTCGGCAAGACCCTGCCGCACCCCTTCCAGGACCGTGACATCGTGATCGTCGCCGACGAGCACGTTGATCCCGAATTCGGCACCGGCGCAGTCAAAGTGACACCGGCCCACGACCCCAATGACTTCGAGATCGGCCTGCGGCACAACCTGGCGATGCCGACGATGATGGACGAGACCGGCCACATCGCCGACACCGGAACGCAGTTCGACGGGATGGACCGGTTCGCGGCGCGTGTCGCCGTGCGTGAGGCGCTGGCCGCCCAGGGCCGCATCGTCGCCGAGAAGCGGCCCTACCAACACAGCGTCGGCCACTCCGAGCGCAGCGGTGAGCCCATCGAACCCCGGCTCAGCCTGCAGTGGTGGGTCAAGGTGGAGGGTCTGGCCAAGGCGTCCGGTGACGCAGTCCGCAACGGCGACACCGTGATCCACCCGGCCAGTCTGGAACCGCGGTGGTTCGGCTGGGTCGACAACATGCACGACTGGTGCATCTCGCGTCAGCTGTGGTGGGGCCATCGCATCCCGATCTGGCACGGCCCCGACGGTCAGAAGGTCTGCCTGGGACCTGATGAGACCCCGCCGGAAGGCTGGGAGCAGGACCCCGACGTACTGGACACCTGGTTCTCCTCGGCGCTGTGGCCGTTCTCCACGATGGGCTGGCCGGACAAGACGCCGGAGCTCGAGAAGTTCTATCCGACATCGGTTCTGGTGACCGGTTACGACATCCTGTTCTTCTGGGTGGCGCGGATGATGATGTTCGGCACCTTCGTCGCCGGGGACGAGACCATCCCGAATCCGGCCACGGGCCGTCCCCAGGTGCCGTTCCAGAATGTGTTCCTGCACGGGCTCATCCGCGACGAGTTCGGCCGCAAGATGAGCAAGTCCAAGGGAAACGGCATCGACCCGCTGGATTGGGTGCAGACGTTCGGCGCCGACGCCCTGCGCTTCACCCTGGCCCGCGGGGCCAGCCCCGGCGGTGACCTCTCCATCGGCGAGGATCACGCCCGCGCGTCACGCAATTTCGCCACCAAGTTGTTCAATGCCACCCGCTTTGCGCTGATGAACGGTGCGGAACCGGCGGAGTTGCCCGCGGAATCAGTGCTCACCGATGCCGACAAATGGATCCTTGGACGCCTCGAAGAGGTTCGGGCCGAAGCGGATTCGGCGTTCGAGAACTACGAGTTCAGCCGTGCCTGCGAAGCGCTCTATCACTTCGCCTGGGACGAGTTCTGCGACTGGTACGTCGAACTGGCGAAAGTGCAACTGGGCCAGGGGCACACGCACACCACGGCGGTGCTGGCCGCAGTGCTCGACAGCCTGCTCAAACTGCTGCACCCGGTGATGCCGTTCGTCACCGAGACACTGTGGAAGGCGCTCACCGGCGGTGAGTCGCTGGTGATCGCCGACTGGCCGCAGACCTCGGGCATCACCTTGGATCAGGGCGCCGCCGGGCGGGTGGCCGATCTGCAGAAGCTGGTCACCGAAGTGCGCCGATTCCGCAGCGATCAGGGTCTGGCCGACCGGCAGCGGGTGCCGGCCCGGTTGTCCGGTATCGACGCCGCGGGGCTCAGCGACCACATCCGCGCCACCACGGCGTTGTCCTGGCTGACCGACCCCGCGGATGGTTTCATCCCGTCCGCCTCGATCGAGGTGCGCCTCGGCGGCGGCACGGTGCAGGTGGAATTGGACACCTCCGGCACCGTCGACGTCGCCGCCGAACGTCGCCGTCTGGAGAAGGATCTGGCCGCCGCGCAGAAGGAGCTGGCAGGCACCACTGCCAAGCTGGGCAACGAAGCATTCCTGGCCAAGGCGCCCGAAGCCGTGGTCGCCAAGATCCGGGACCGCCAGCAGCTCGCCGGCGAAGAGGTGGACCGGATCACCGCCCGCCTGGCCGGATTGGCATGA
- the rplU gene encoding 50S ribosomal protein L21, which yields MAAENATYAIVKTGGKQYKVAVGDIVKVEKLEIEAGGSVSLPVALVVDGAKVTTDAKALEKVAVTGEVLEHTKGPKIRIHKFKNKTGYHKRQGHRQQLTVLKVTGIK from the coding sequence ATGGCAGCCGAGAACGCCACGTACGCGATCGTCAAGACCGGCGGCAAGCAGTACAAGGTCGCCGTCGGCGACATCGTCAAGGTCGAGAAGCTGGAGATCGAGGCCGGCGGCTCCGTCTCGCTGCCCGTCGCTCTCGTCGTCGACGGTGCCAAGGTCACCACCGACGCCAAGGCGCTGGAGAAGGTTGCCGTCACCGGTGAGGTGCTCGAGCACACCAAGGGTCCCAAGATCCGCATCCACAAGTTCAAGAACAAGACCGGCTACCACAAGCGCCAGGGGCACCGTCAGCAGCTGACGGTCCTCAAGGTCACCGGCATCAAGTAA
- the rpmA gene encoding 50S ribosomal protein L27: MAHKKGASSSRNGRDSAAQRLGVKRFGGQVVKAGEIIVRQRGTHFHPGVNVGRGGDDTLFALSAGAVEFGSKRGRKTVNIVPADA; encoded by the coding sequence ATGGCACACAAAAAGGGCGCTTCCAGCTCACGCAACGGTCGCGACTCAGCCGCCCAGCGGCTCGGCGTCAAGCGCTTCGGCGGCCAGGTCGTCAAGGCCGGTGAGATCATCGTCCGCCAGCGTGGCACCCACTTCCACCCCGGCGTGAACGTCGGCCGTGGCGGCGACGACACGCTGTTCGCGCTGTCGGCCGGCGCTGTCGAGTTCGGCAGCAAGCGCGGTCGCAAGACTGTCAACATCGTTCCGGCTGACGCCTGA
- the obgE gene encoding GTPase ObgE, with amino-acid sequence MAPRFVDRVVIHARAGAGGHGCASVHREKFKPLGGPDGGNGGRGGSIVLVVDPQVHTLLDFHFHPHVDAPSGKQGAGGNRDGAQGADLEVKVPDGTVVLDEQGRLLADLTGAGTRFEAAVGGRGGLGNAALASRARKAPGFALLGEKGEERQLILELKTVADVGLVGFPSAGKSSLVSAISAAKPKIADYPFTTLAPNLGVVSAGDHTFTVADVPGLIPGASEGRGLGLDFLRHIERCAVLVHVIDCATMEPGRDPISDIDALEAELAAYQPTLQGDSTLGDLAERPRAVVLNKIDVPDAKELADFVRDDIAARGWPVFEVSTVARTGLRQLTFALWDLVAAYRAAQPVLAPRRPVIRPVPVDEKSFSVQPDGDGGFVVRGVRPERWIAQTNFDNDEAVGYLGDRLARLGVEDALFKVGARPGCAVTIGDMTFDWEPQTPAGVDVMPTGRGTDVRLERSDRVGADERKAARRARREHGEHDAGEQT; translated from the coding sequence ATGGCACCCCGTTTCGTCGACCGCGTCGTCATCCACGCCCGCGCCGGAGCAGGTGGCCACGGTTGCGCTTCGGTGCACCGTGAGAAATTCAAGCCACTGGGTGGTCCCGACGGCGGCAACGGCGGACGTGGCGGCAGCATCGTCCTGGTCGTCGATCCTCAAGTCCACACTCTGCTGGACTTCCACTTCCATCCCCACGTCGACGCACCCTCCGGTAAGCAGGGCGCAGGCGGTAACCGCGATGGTGCCCAAGGCGCCGATCTCGAGGTGAAGGTGCCCGACGGCACCGTCGTGCTCGACGAGCAGGGTCGGCTGCTGGCCGATCTGACCGGTGCCGGTACCCGTTTCGAAGCTGCTGTCGGCGGTCGTGGCGGCCTTGGCAACGCCGCGCTGGCCTCGCGTGCCCGCAAGGCGCCCGGCTTCGCCCTGTTGGGTGAGAAGGGCGAGGAACGCCAGCTCATCCTGGAGCTGAAGACCGTCGCCGACGTTGGCCTGGTCGGTTTCCCGTCCGCTGGGAAATCCTCGCTGGTGTCCGCCATTTCGGCGGCCAAGCCGAAGATCGCGGACTACCCCTTCACCACATTGGCCCCCAATCTCGGGGTGGTCTCTGCCGGTGATCACACCTTCACCGTCGCTGACGTCCCCGGTCTGATCCCCGGAGCCTCCGAAGGTCGCGGTCTGGGCCTGGACTTCCTGCGCCACATCGAGCGCTGCGCAGTCCTTGTGCACGTGATCGACTGCGCCACAATGGAACCCGGCCGTGATCCGATCTCCGACATCGACGCGTTGGAAGCGGAGTTGGCGGCCTATCAGCCCACGCTGCAAGGTGATTCGACGCTGGGCGACTTGGCGGAGCGGCCCCGGGCGGTGGTGCTGAACAAGATCGACGTTCCCGACGCCAAAGAACTGGCCGACTTCGTGCGCGACGACATCGCTGCCCGCGGCTGGCCGGTGTTCGAGGTGTCGACCGTGGCCCGGACCGGGTTGCGGCAGTTGACGTTCGCTTTGTGGGATCTGGTGGCGGCCTACCGGGCCGCGCAGCCGGTGCTGGCTCCGCGCCGCCCGGTCATCCGACCCGTCCCTGTCGACGAGAAGTCCTTCTCGGTGCAGCCTGACGGCGACGGTGGCTTCGTGGTGCGCGGTGTGCGCCCCGAACGCTGGATCGCGCAGACCAACTTCGACAACGACGAAGCCGTCGGCTATCTCGGTGACCGGCTGGCCCGCCTCGGCGTCGAGGACGCGCTGTTCAAGGTCGGCGCCCGGCCGGGCTGCGCGGTGACGATCGGCGACATGACCTTCGACTGGGAACCGCAAACCCCGGCGGGCGTGGACGTGATGCCGACCGGCCGTGGCACCGACGTGCGACTGGAGCGCAGCGACCGCGTGGGTGCCGATGAACGCAAGGCGGCACGTCGCGCGCGGCGCGAACACGGTGAGCACGACGCCGGCGAGCAGACGTGA